From Candidatus Goldiibacteriota bacterium, the proteins below share one genomic window:
- the gatB gene encoding Asp-tRNA(Asn)/Glu-tRNA(Gln) amidotransferase subunit GatB, producing MAEKYEVVIGLEVHVELSTATKIFCGCKNKFGGEPNTNICPVCLGLPGSLPVVNREVVRRAVKTGLALGCTIAAYTKFDRKNYYYPDLPKAYQISQFDMPIAEHGRITIVDKEGKRKEIGITRAHMEEDAGKLLHLTKTGQIADAEESLVDYNRGGVPLIEIVSEPDMRSSEEAYNYLNTLKSILKYIDVSDCNMEEGSLRCDANVSIRPWGQKEFGTKVEIKNMNSFNNVRKAIDYEIERQVKMTEAGEVITQETRLWDGGKAKTFSMRSKEGSHDYRYFPEPDLPPFVLEQSFMDEVKKEIPELPVQKMDRFTEKYSLPLYDAGVLTQSIETADFFEEAAAKCSEPKLVSNWMMTELLGRMNEAGIESISKTNITTGSLTKMIALIQKGTISGKIAKTVFDVMFKEGGDPEKIVAEKGLVQISDTGAIEAAVDKILAANPKAVEDIKGGKPQGMGFLVGQIMKETKGKANPQMVNEILKKKLG from the coding sequence ATGGCTGAAAAATATGAAGTCGTAATAGGCCTTGAAGTGCATGTGGAACTTTCCACTGCCACCAAGATCTTCTGCGGCTGCAAAAATAAATTCGGCGGAGAGCCGAATACAAACATCTGCCCTGTATGCCTTGGGCTGCCGGGGTCGCTGCCTGTTGTAAACAGGGAAGTGGTGCGCCGCGCCGTTAAGACAGGGCTTGCGCTTGGCTGTACTATAGCCGCGTATACAAAATTTGACAGAAAAAATTATTACTATCCTGACCTGCCTAAAGCATATCAGATATCTCAGTTTGACATGCCCATTGCCGAACACGGGCGTATAACCATTGTGGACAAAGAAGGTAAGCGCAAAGAGATAGGTATTACCAGAGCGCATATGGAAGAAGACGCGGGGAAACTTCTGCATTTAACAAAAACCGGGCAGATAGCTGACGCGGAAGAGTCACTTGTAGATTATAACAGGGGCGGCGTTCCGCTTATAGAAATAGTAAGCGAACCGGACATGCGTTCTTCCGAAGAGGCGTACAATTATTTAAACACCTTGAAATCCATTTTAAAATATATTGATGTATCTGACTGCAATATGGAAGAAGGAAGCCTGCGCTGCGATGCCAACGTGTCAATAAGGCCGTGGGGACAGAAGGAATTCGGCACCAAAGTGGAAATTAAGAATATGAATTCATTTAACAATGTCCGCAAGGCGATAGATTATGAAATAGAACGCCAGGTGAAAATGACAGAAGCGGGCGAAGTAATAACGCAGGAAACAAGGTTATGGGACGGCGGAAAAGCAAAGACTTTTTCCATGCGCAGCAAGGAAGGATCGCACGATTACAGGTACTTCCCGGAACCCGACCTTCCGCCTTTTGTGCTGGAACAGTCATTTATGGATGAGGTTAAAAAAGAAATACCGGAACTGCCGGTGCAGAAAATGGACCGCTTTACGGAAAAATACAGCCTGCCGCTTTACGACGCGGGAGTGCTGACGCAGTCAATAGAAACGGCGGATTTTTTTGAAGAGGCCGCGGCAAAATGCAGCGAACCAAAACTTGTAAGCAACTGGATGATGACCGAACTTCTGGGCAGGATGAACGAAGCGGGAATAGAGTCCATCTCCAAAACAAACATAACAACCGGCAGCCTTACAAAGATGATAGCCCTTATACAGAAAGGGACGATAAGCGGAAAGATAGCAAAGACGGTTTTTGACGTAATGTTTAAAGAAGGCGGAGATCCGGAAAAAATAGTGGCGGAAAAAGGGCTTGTGCAGATATCAGACACAGGCGCCATTGAAGCTGCCGTGGATAAAATACTTGCAGCCAACCCGAAAGCCGTGGAAGACATTAAGGGCGGAAAACCGCAGGGAATGGGCTTTCTTGTGGGGCAGATAATGAAAGAGACAAAAGGCAAAGCTAACCCGCAGATGGTCAACGAAATCTTAAAAAAGAAACTGGGATAA